A stretch of Vibrio maritimus DNA encodes these proteins:
- a CDS encoding ABC transporter substrate-binding protein encodes MLRNHKLSKVFSATAISLFLSSTAFADTTVRMMHIETDPNVLGVWEEIAKDFEAKNPDIKVNLEFLENEAFKAKLPTLLQSQQKPDLFYSWGGGNFQVRAESGLLEDMEGYSATLNQELSAAGMNAFKIDGKQYGAPYMVSQVGFWYNKKLFKQAGIDGESIQTWDEFLSAIEKLKAAGITPIAVGGADKWPMHFYWSYLVMRAGGQEAFAAAMQDQGDGFAGEAFVRAGEELKRLAALEPFQPGFMAAGYGESAGLFGDYKAAIHLMGDWDYNFQAQQAVDKKGVVDSDLGFMNFPVLKGGAGAGSDTLGGINGFAFAKGAKPEAAKWLEFFLNENSQTKLAEIDQIIPVAKGADKGLQNPFKQKISQTISSAQWHQVFFDQALGADVGGVVNDISVGIVNGDVTPKEAAEQVQEAWEMR; translated from the coding sequence ATGCTAAGAAACCACAAACTTAGTAAAGTGTTTAGTGCTACAGCGATTTCCCTATTTCTTTCTTCTACAGCATTCGCTGACACCACGGTTCGAATGATGCACATCGAAACGGACCCGAACGTGCTTGGTGTATGGGAAGAGATTGCCAAAGACTTTGAAGCAAAGAACCCAGACATCAAGGTTAACCTCGAGTTTCTAGAGAACGAAGCGTTCAAAGCAAAACTGCCAACGCTACTTCAGTCACAACAAAAACCTGACCTTTTCTATAGCTGGGGCGGTGGTAACTTCCAAGTTCGCGCCGAGTCTGGTTTGTTGGAAGACATGGAAGGTTACTCTGCAACTCTTAATCAAGAGCTGTCTGCTGCGGGCATGAATGCTTTCAAAATTGACGGCAAGCAGTACGGCGCGCCATACATGGTTAGCCAAGTGGGTTTTTGGTACAACAAGAAATTGTTCAAGCAAGCAGGAATCGATGGCGAAAGCATCCAAACATGGGATGAGTTCCTATCCGCTATTGAGAAACTAAAAGCAGCGGGTATTACTCCTATCGCAGTCGGTGGCGCAGATAAGTGGCCAATGCACTTTTACTGGAGCTACCTAGTAATGCGTGCGGGTGGTCAAGAAGCGTTTGCCGCAGCAATGCAAGACCAAGGCGATGGATTTGCTGGTGAAGCCTTTGTTCGTGCAGGTGAAGAACTTAAGCGCCTGGCTGCGCTAGAGCCGTTCCAGCCTGGCTTTATGGCAGCGGGTTATGGTGAATCTGCAGGTTTATTTGGTGACTACAAAGCCGCTATCCACCTAATGGGTGACTGGGATTATAACTTCCAAGCCCAACAAGCGGTTGATAAGAAAGGTGTGGTTGATTCAGACCTTGGCTTCATGAACTTCCCGGTTCTTAAAGGTGGAGCAGGTGCGGGTAGTGACACGCTTGGCGGTATTAATGGTTTTGCATTCGCTAAAGGCGCTAAACCAGAAGCTGCAAAATGGCTCGAATTCTTCCTAAACGAAAACAGTCAAACCAAACTTGCTGAAATTGACCAAATCATTCCAGTTGCAAAAGGTGCAGACAAAGGTCTGCAAAATCCATTCAAGCAAAAAATTTCCCAAACGATTTCAAGCGCTCAATGGCACCAAGTGTTCTTTGACCAAGCTCTAGGTGCAGATGTTGGTGGTGTTGTTAATGACATCTCTGTTGGCATCGTTAACGGCGACGTAACCCCGAAAGAGGCTGCTGAGCAAGTGCAAGAAGCGTGGGAGATGCGTTAA
- a CDS encoding family 31 carbohydrate-binding protein, translated as MKRTYLSLIAAGAMSLSASAWSLDGVLVPESGILVSVGQDVDSVNDYASALGTIPAGVTNYVGIVNLDGLNSDADAGAGRNNIAELANAYPTSALVIGVSMNGEVDAVASGQYNANIDTLLNTLAGYDRPVYLRWAYEVDGPWNGHSPSGIVTSFQYVHDRIIALGHQAKISLVWQVASYCPTPGGQLDQWWPGSEYVDWVGLSYFAPQDCNWDRVNEAAQFARSKGKPLFLNESTPQRYQVADLTYSADPAKGTNRQSKTSQQLWDEWFAPYFQFMSDNSDIVRGFTYINADWDSQWRWAAPYNEGYWGDSRVQANALIKSNWQQEIAKGQYINHSETLFETLGYGSTGGGGDNGGGDNGGGDNGGTNPTEPCNEDFGYRYVSDSTIEVFHKNNGWSAEWNYVCLNGLCLQGELKNGEYVKQFDAQLGSTYGIEFKVADGGAQFITDKSVTFENQQCGSTGTPGGGDNGSGVDNGGDNGSGGDNGSGGGTDPSQCSADFGYNYRSDTEIEVFHKDLGWSASWNYICLDDYCVPGDNSGDRYSRSFNATLGSDYKITFKVEDSASQFITEKNITFGNTSCAQ; from the coding sequence ATGAAACGAACCTATTTGTCATTAATCGCTGCAGGAGCAATGTCACTATCTGCGTCAGCATGGAGTTTGGACGGAGTGTTAGTGCCCGAGAGTGGTATTTTAGTCTCTGTCGGTCAAGACGTGGACAGCGTAAACGATTATGCAAGTGCTTTGGGAACAATACCGGCGGGTGTGACAAACTACGTCGGAATCGTCAATTTGGATGGTCTGAATTCCGATGCGGATGCTGGCGCTGGTCGCAACAATATTGCTGAACTTGCTAACGCTTACCCAACAAGTGCACTAGTGATTGGCGTGTCGATGAATGGTGAAGTCGATGCGGTTGCTAGCGGGCAATATAACGCTAATATCGATACGTTATTAAATACCCTTGCTGGTTACGATAGGCCTGTTTATCTTCGCTGGGCATATGAGGTTGATGGACCATGGAATGGCCATTCACCGAGTGGTATTGTGACTAGCTTCCAATATGTCCATGATCGCATCATTGCCTTGGGACATCAGGCGAAAATATCCTTAGTGTGGCAAGTGGCTTCGTACTGTCCGACTCCAGGTGGTCAACTTGATCAATGGTGGCCGGGCTCTGAATACGTAGACTGGGTAGGTCTATCTTATTTTGCTCCTCAAGATTGTAACTGGGATCGTGTTAATGAAGCCGCTCAGTTTGCGCGAAGCAAAGGCAAACCACTTTTCTTAAATGAATCGACGCCTCAACGCTACCAAGTTGCCGATCTTACCTATTCAGCAGATCCAGCTAAGGGCACTAATCGACAGAGTAAAACTTCTCAGCAGCTGTGGGATGAGTGGTTTGCACCTTACTTTCAGTTTATGAGTGATAACTCAGACATTGTAAGAGGTTTCACCTACATCAATGCTGACTGGGATAGCCAGTGGCGTTGGGCCGCTCCTTATAATGAAGGATATTGGGGTGACAGCCGAGTTCAAGCTAATGCATTGATTAAATCGAACTGGCAGCAGGAGATTGCGAAAGGACAATACATCAACCACTCTGAGACACTGTTCGAGACATTAGGCTATGGCTCAACTGGCGGTGGTGGTGATAATGGCGGTGGAGATAACGGTGGTGGCGATAATGGAGGAACGAATCCAACAGAGCCGTGCAATGAAGACTTCGGGTACCGATACGTGAGCGATTCTACCATAGAAGTTTTCCACAAAAATAATGGCTGGTCAGCGGAATGGAACTACGTCTGTTTGAATGGACTCTGCTTGCAAGGAGAACTCAAGAATGGTGAGTATGTCAAACAGTTTGATGCGCAGCTGGGCTCGACATACGGTATCGAGTTTAAAGTGGCAGATGGAGGAGCGCAGTTCATAACCGACAAGTCTGTCACTTTTGAAAATCAACAATGTGGCTCTACTGGCACACCAGGTGGTGGCGATAACGGCTCTGGCGTTGACAATGGAGGTGACAACGGAAGTGGTGGCGACAATGGTTCAGGTGGCGGCACCGATCCCAGTCAATGTAGCGCTGATTTTGGTTACAATTATCGCTCGGACACAGAGATTGAGGTATTTCATAAAGATCTTGGTTGGTCTGCAAGTTGGAACTACATCTGCTTAGATGACTATTGTGTACCAGGTGATAATTCTGGAGATCGCTATAGTCGTAGCTTTAATGCAACTTTAGGTAGTGACTATAAAATTACATTTAAAGTAGAAGACAGCGCCTCTCAGTTTATTACCGAGAAAAACATCACGTTCGGGAATACAAGTTGCGCTCAATAA
- a CDS encoding HAMP domain-containing methyl-accepting chemotaxis protein, giving the protein MLNSIIKQIIFVFALISLSVFLLSASAYRNAQHMTEQIDSVESQVIDPLNQFNQLRNRLLEASNLVALYNPDTSRRDESVRQNETTAVDSSELINELEALATWLSALDIVSWLPTLDQVKLDTLSTTLADFVPLMEAQLASKDISAQASIGAQLSAVLYSQSADTIGNNLNKLQATEGVRERDIQFLQFHFNSADKLIRQILLLTTSDEVWVVKSGLDRHNRMLEKKIDFIAKKNPAFSLEAASILEPLFTAINSADGVLTLHLNNLEQQNVTVEQQALLMQANSSLKSQLNEVEAQLVLMTQNKINSSRQSATTATQVTLGLLAMALVIAIGASSLLTLRIRSAMSKLITSLTRIANGRLTNEDIPVSKDEFGQLSSATNQVQSHLLDIVSQLQSGSKSLLSASHTIATRTEHTAQVTNKQNLNIEAMSVSLEQMNLAIQEVASAATSTQDAIGRAKLNGDECAGVTNNSINSILSLAEQLGQCDKKMDSLLERSQSVESVLQVIQNIAEQTNLLALNAAIESARAGEHGRGFSVVANEIRQLAEKTQNSTLTIQSILGDLNAEIADIATEVRECVSHSKQNADDATLVGNSYSKVLEDINIVNGMSIQVSASAEEQSIVARQLVESMNVLKDESVQISDMCQKTEAQCQELENVVQINTHIIQRFDISTSTDIKPT; this is encoded by the coding sequence ATGCTAAATTCTATAATAAAACAAATTATATTTGTCTTCGCGCTTATCTCTCTCAGTGTATTCTTATTGTCTGCCAGCGCATACCGAAATGCACAACACATGACCGAGCAAATCGACAGTGTTGAATCTCAAGTTATCGACCCTCTCAATCAGTTTAACCAATTAAGGAATCGTCTTTTAGAAGCGTCTAACTTAGTCGCGCTATACAACCCAGACACCTCACGCCGAGATGAAAGCGTACGACAAAATGAAACCACGGCAGTAGACAGCAGTGAACTCATTAATGAGCTGGAGGCGCTTGCCACTTGGCTGTCAGCGCTCGATATCGTGAGTTGGTTGCCAACTCTTGATCAAGTTAAACTCGACACGCTGTCGACCACCCTAGCCGACTTCGTACCTCTGATGGAGGCACAGCTCGCAAGTAAGGATATCTCGGCGCAAGCCTCTATCGGTGCTCAGCTTAGTGCGGTTTTATACAGTCAATCGGCAGACACCATAGGGAATAACCTTAATAAACTGCAAGCAACAGAAGGGGTAAGAGAACGAGACATACAATTTTTGCAGTTTCATTTTAATTCCGCCGATAAACTGATCCGTCAGATACTATTACTTACTACATCAGATGAAGTCTGGGTGGTTAAATCCGGGCTAGACCGACACAACCGTATGCTTGAAAAGAAAATCGACTTCATCGCCAAGAAAAACCCGGCATTTTCTCTAGAAGCAGCATCTATACTTGAACCGCTTTTTACAGCCATAAATTCCGCTGATGGTGTGCTGACACTGCACCTAAATAACTTAGAGCAACAAAACGTGACTGTGGAGCAGCAAGCACTGTTAATGCAAGCCAACAGCTCCCTTAAGAGCCAACTCAATGAAGTGGAGGCTCAACTCGTTTTGATGACACAGAACAAGATAAATAGCTCACGCCAATCCGCCACGACAGCGACACAGGTAACATTAGGTCTGCTAGCGATGGCGTTGGTCATTGCTATAGGTGCGAGTTCGCTGCTTACTCTTCGCATTCGCTCTGCTATGTCCAAACTCATCACTTCTCTAACTCGTATCGCCAACGGACGTTTAACTAACGAAGATATTCCCGTCAGTAAAGATGAGTTTGGACAACTTAGTTCGGCAACGAACCAAGTGCAGAGCCACTTACTTGATATCGTGTCTCAGCTCCAATCTGGTTCTAAATCTTTATTGTCAGCGAGTCATACTATTGCGACTCGCACAGAACACACTGCGCAAGTCACTAACAAGCAGAATCTAAACATCGAGGCTATGTCTGTTTCTCTAGAGCAAATGAATCTTGCCATTCAAGAAGTCGCTTCGGCTGCAACCTCGACTCAAGATGCCATTGGTCGTGCGAAGCTTAACGGTGATGAGTGCGCGGGAGTTACTAACAACAGCATCAACTCTATATTGTCGCTTGCCGAACAGCTTGGCCAATGTGATAAGAAAATGGACAGCTTGCTGGAGCGCAGTCAATCGGTTGAGTCCGTCTTACAAGTTATTCAAAACATTGCAGAGCAAACTAACCTTCTTGCACTGAACGCGGCAATCGAGTCAGCTCGCGCTGGTGAACACGGCAGAGGGTTCTCTGTAGTCGCAAATGAAATTCGACAATTAGCAGAGAAGACTCAAAACTCAACCTTGACGATTCAATCTATTTTGGGTGACTTAAACGCTGAGATTGCTGATATCGCTACAGAAGTGCGTGAATGTGTGAGTCATTCAAAACAAAACGCTGACGATGCGACCTTAGTTGGAAACAGTTATTCCAAGGTACTTGAAGACATTAATATTGTTAACGGCATGAGCATTCAAGTCAGCGCATCCGCCGAAGAACAAAGCATAGTGGCACGACAACTCGTTGAAAGCATGAATGTACTAAAAGACGAATCTGTGCAAATCAGCGACATGTGTCAGAAGACAGAGGCGCAGTGCCAAGAGCTAGAGAACGTCGTACAGATTAATACTCACATTATTCAAAGGTTCGATATCAGCACGAGTACAGACATCAAACCCACCTAA
- a CDS encoding carbohydrate ABC transporter permease, with amino-acid sequence MSEKLAAMVDDPQESKSAGFGHWLKERNHGNRLLTLVFFLPPALLLFTVFVMLPLGEAAYYSFFKWNGYGEPTQFVEFKNYARILKHSAFETAAWNTVKIILVSLVIQLPLALIVALSIYKQSWSNSVFRLIFFLPYILAEVVAGLIWRFVFDGDYGMMAGIAESLGTDPWYILADRDWAFTAILVVIVWKYFGFHMMIYIAALQGVPKDLIEASKLDGASKLQAIWHVKIPLIMSGIKVSIFFSILGALQTFDLIMPLTGGGPSHSSHSLVSYLYTFGITRMNVGFGSAVGVVLFIACVVFAFTYQNTIMKEDKK; translated from the coding sequence ATGAGTGAGAAGTTAGCAGCCATGGTTGACGATCCTCAAGAAAGTAAATCCGCTGGTTTTGGCCACTGGCTAAAAGAAAGGAACCACGGGAATCGATTGTTAACCCTAGTGTTTTTCCTGCCGCCCGCACTATTGCTGTTTACTGTTTTTGTCATGTTACCGCTCGGAGAAGCTGCCTATTACAGTTTTTTCAAGTGGAACGGTTATGGTGAACCAACACAGTTCGTCGAGTTTAAAAACTATGCACGAATTCTAAAGCACAGTGCGTTTGAAACCGCTGCGTGGAACACAGTAAAAATCATTTTAGTTTCATTGGTCATTCAGTTGCCTTTGGCATTGATTGTCGCCTTGAGTATTTACAAACAAAGCTGGTCAAACAGCGTCTTTCGCTTGATCTTCTTTTTGCCTTACATTCTTGCAGAAGTTGTCGCGGGTCTGATCTGGCGTTTCGTATTCGACGGTGACTACGGAATGATGGCAGGTATTGCCGAATCATTGGGCACCGACCCTTGGTACATTCTCGCTGACAGAGATTGGGCATTTACCGCTATTTTGGTGGTCATTGTTTGGAAGTATTTTGGTTTCCACATGATGATCTATATCGCCGCACTTCAAGGTGTGCCTAAAGATCTGATCGAAGCCTCCAAGCTGGATGGAGCGTCAAAACTGCAAGCAATCTGGCATGTAAAAATCCCACTTATTATGTCGGGGATAAAGGTTTCCATATTCTTCAGTATCTTGGGTGCTCTGCAAACCTTCGATCTCATAATGCCATTAACAGGTGGTGGACCATCGCATAGCAGTCACTCATTGGTGAGTTATTTATATACCTTCGGTATTACACGAATGAATGTTGGTTTTGGTAGTGCGGTTGGTGTCGTGTTGTTTATAGCCTGTGTTGTGTTCGCATTCACTTATCAGAACACCATCATGAAAGAAGACAAGAAGTAG
- a CDS encoding aldose epimerase family protein: MDHKTTLVEPSAWGDYSLYCLENSNGVRVEISDLGASIVSFKLKDRYHRERNIVLGYNRPEHYLAGQAYVGGVVGPWGNRIENGRYDHAGNPIQLCQNEGSNHLHGGDCELHKRRWDVTILAAQGVTLETQVNKGEGGYPANLRICVTYRLSDANELTVHYWVESDDDCPVNLTHHAYFNLSGGKHDVQGHIVAIDADEYWDTNAEQIPTQSRSVMGTAMDFLQPKRIALGFATEEAALVSAGGYDHCFILNGEGLRPVGWAFEQSGGIVLEVMSDRPAMQFYTGNHLGDHKDSFDKPFGTHMGFCFETQSYPNQVNMPDIADQVLVTPNRPFNSTTVFKASVEGHA; encoded by the coding sequence ATGGACCATAAAACAACATTAGTCGAGCCTTCTGCCTGGGGCGACTACTCACTGTATTGTTTAGAAAACAGTAACGGTGTCCGCGTCGAAATTAGTGACTTAGGCGCATCCATAGTGAGCTTCAAACTCAAAGATAGATACCATAGAGAAAGAAACATAGTTCTTGGTTACAACCGTCCAGAGCATTACCTAGCGGGACAAGCGTACGTGGGCGGTGTTGTTGGACCTTGGGGCAATCGTATTGAAAATGGTCGCTATGATCACGCTGGAAATCCTATTCAGCTATGCCAAAACGAAGGGAGTAACCATCTACATGGTGGTGATTGTGAACTTCACAAACGTCGCTGGGACGTTACTATCTTGGCCGCTCAGGGGGTTACGCTTGAGACGCAGGTAAACAAAGGAGAGGGGGGCTATCCTGCAAATTTGAGGATTTGCGTAACCTATCGTTTAAGTGACGCTAATGAACTGACGGTTCACTATTGGGTTGAATCGGACGATGATTGTCCCGTTAATCTGACGCATCACGCTTACTTCAATCTAAGCGGAGGCAAGCATGATGTTCAGGGGCATATAGTGGCGATTGATGCTGACGAGTACTGGGATACTAATGCTGAGCAAATCCCTACGCAATCACGTTCAGTGATGGGCACTGCCATGGACTTCCTTCAACCGAAACGAATTGCTTTGGGCTTTGCCACAGAAGAAGCGGCGCTTGTCTCCGCTGGTGGCTACGATCATTGTTTTATTCTGAATGGTGAGGGGTTGAGACCCGTAGGGTGGGCATTTGAGCAATCAGGTGGGATTGTCCTCGAGGTGATGTCAGATAGACCCGCAATGCAGTTCTACACTGGAAATCACTTGGGTGACCATAAAGATTCATTCGACAAACCGTTTGGTACACATATGGGATTTTGTTTCGAGACCCAAAGTTACCCAAATCAAGTCAATATGCCAGATATCGCTGATCAAGTATTAGTAACACCTAATCGTCCTTTTAACTCTACAACGGTGTTTAAAGCGAGCGTGGAGGGTCACGCGTAA
- a CDS encoding carbohydrate ABC transporter permease, whose product MEKIKNIQWVRMSFLMLVAGFVLLPMVATLFGGFKSLGELRTNPFGIPEVWELEHYATVFADGSIWILMKNSLIIAALSVILTLLVGTMTAFTFSHIKFAGYKYVYSYFLMGMMFPAAAAILPLFLRIRDLALLDTLPGIVIPQVAFGLGFSILLFRTFFEQLPAELFDAARVDGCSYAKFYLHIILPLSTPILATVGVFVLVGSWNNYLLPLLVLNTEDMYPWTLGIMKYRGEYGIAWNKILAYVSVTITPAIVFFLLAQKYIVAGLTGGAVKG is encoded by the coding sequence ATGGAAAAGATTAAGAATATTCAGTGGGTCAGGATGTCCTTCTTGATGCTGGTAGCCGGGTTTGTACTTTTGCCGATGGTGGCAACGCTATTTGGTGGCTTTAAAAGCCTCGGCGAGCTTCGTACTAACCCATTTGGTATCCCTGAAGTGTGGGAACTCGAACACTACGCGACCGTATTTGCTGATGGCAGCATTTGGATTCTGATGAAGAACTCTCTCATCATCGCGGCACTATCGGTCATTCTTACGCTACTCGTTGGAACAATGACGGCGTTTACGTTCTCGCATATAAAATTTGCTGGTTACAAGTACGTCTATAGCTACTTTCTAATGGGGATGATGTTCCCAGCGGCGGCGGCAATATTACCTCTGTTCCTGCGTATACGAGACCTAGCGCTGCTTGATACTTTACCAGGTATCGTCATTCCGCAAGTCGCGTTTGGGCTTGGGTTTAGCATCCTTTTATTTAGAACCTTCTTTGAACAGCTACCAGCTGAGTTATTTGACGCGGCACGTGTTGATGGTTGTAGTTATGCCAAGTTCTACCTACACATTATTCTTCCGCTATCTACGCCAATACTTGCAACCGTTGGGGTATTTGTCTTGGTGGGCAGTTGGAACAACTATCTACTGCCACTGCTCGTTTTGAATACTGAAGATATGTATCCATGGACCCTCGGTATCATGAAGTATCGCGGAGAGTACGGTATCGCATGGAACAAGATCCTAGCGTATGTATCGGTGACGATTACCCCAGCGATCGTATTCTTCTTGCTGGCACAAAAATACATAGTTGCGGGTTTGACCGGCGGCGCGGTGAAAGGTTAA